In Gemmatimonadota bacterium, the following proteins share a genomic window:
- a CDS encoding S41 family peptidase, with the protein MRRGVFAPVVVVAFAVMAGGWLLQEGVDRAANIYVRVRVLQEVVEHVETSFVDDVDPAGLYNAAIDGLIRDLGDPHSSFLPADEYENLSIRIEGEYEGIGLEVIDRGGWVTVVSPISSTPGQRAGIRGGDKFFEIEGIPADTMTTDQAVELLRGRPGTEVTVKMLRPGVEEPIEFTIKRATIRLRAVPFALMLEPGIGYVPLQTVSETSSSEIRAAVDSLRGEGLDGLILDLRGNPGGLLDEGIAVSDLFLEAGLPIVETRGRAANQNATYSSSSPDRYKDLPIVVLVDGTSASASEIIAGALQDHDRAVIVGETTYGKGSVQSLFRLTGGDVLRLTTARWYTPVGRSIDRDPDAVVDVAEHELAISGKIVIPTVLDGRPEYESLGGRTLLGGGGITPDLFVSPETLSPQEAEAVYRVFRRAGEFSTALFNYAVSFVQDHPNAQPGFVVRDAEIQDFYETLPEWRAEVDHDEFMAAQRFVRYRMEREIALQAWGDAGQFEQSRRHDTQLMKAVELLRGAANPADLIAQVASAENEQDSGS; encoded by the coding sequence GTGAGGCGAGGGGTCTTTGCGCCGGTGGTCGTGGTCGCCTTTGCGGTGATGGCAGGCGGCTGGTTATTGCAGGAGGGCGTCGACCGAGCCGCGAACATTTACGTCCGTGTGCGCGTGCTCCAGGAAGTCGTAGAGCACGTGGAGACGAGCTTCGTAGACGACGTCGATCCCGCCGGTCTCTACAACGCCGCGATCGACGGACTCATCCGCGACCTCGGCGATCCGCACTCGTCGTTCTTGCCCGCCGACGAATACGAGAACCTGAGCATCCGCATTGAAGGAGAGTACGAAGGGATCGGTCTCGAGGTCATCGACCGCGGCGGTTGGGTTACGGTTGTCAGTCCGATTTCGAGCACTCCGGGCCAACGCGCCGGGATTCGCGGTGGTGACAAGTTCTTCGAGATCGAGGGGATTCCCGCGGACACGATGACCACGGACCAGGCGGTCGAGCTGCTGCGCGGCCGTCCCGGTACTGAAGTCACGGTGAAGATGCTTCGCCCAGGAGTCGAGGAGCCGATCGAATTCACCATCAAGCGGGCGACGATCCGACTGCGTGCGGTGCCCTTCGCGCTCATGCTGGAGCCCGGGATCGGCTATGTGCCGCTGCAGACCGTCAGTGAGACGTCGTCAAGCGAGATCCGAGCTGCCGTCGACTCGCTGCGTGGGGAAGGGCTCGACGGACTGATCCTGGATCTGCGCGGGAACCCGGGTGGCTTGCTCGACGAGGGGATCGCGGTCTCCGATCTGTTCCTCGAAGCAGGCCTCCCCATCGTCGAAACGAGGGGCAGGGCCGCGAACCAAAACGCGACGTACTCATCGTCGTCACCGGATCGATATAAGGATCTGCCCATCGTCGTGCTGGTCGACGGCACCAGTGCCTCGGCGTCGGAGATCATCGCAGGAGCGCTCCAGGATCACGACCGGGCGGTGATCGTCGGTGAGACGACGTACGGCAAAGGCTCCGTGCAGAGTCTTTTCCGGCTCACGGGCGGAGACGTATTGCGGCTGACTACGGCGCGGTGGTATACGCCCGTCGGTCGTTCGATCGACCGTGATCCCGATGCCGTCGTCGATGTGGCGGAGCACGAGCTCGCGATCTCGGGCAAGATCGTGATACCGACCGTCCTCGATGGACGCCCTGAGTACGAGTCGCTCGGTGGCCGCACGCTGTTAGGGGGCGGTGGTATCACTCCCGATCTCTTCGTATCTCCAGAGACGTTGTCGCCCCAAGAGGCCGAAGCGGTCTACCGGGTCTTCCGTCGGGCGGGAGAATTCAGCACGGCGCTCTTCAACTACGCCGTCTCATTCGTTCAGGACCACCCGAATGCCCAACCGGGCTTCGTCGTGCGTGACGCCGAGATCCAGGACTTCTACGAGACGCTTCCCGAGTGGCGCGCGGAAGTCGACCACGACGAATTCATGGCGGCCCAGCGCTTCGTTCGCTACCGCATGGAGCGAGAGATCGCCCTGCAGGCGTGGGGTGACGCTGGGCAGTTCGAGCAGTCCCGGAGGCACGACACCCAGCTGATGAAGGCGGTCGAGCTGCTACGGGGTGCTGCGAACCCGGCGGATCTGATCGCACAAGTCGCGTCCGCGGAGAACGAGCAAGACTCGGGCTCCTGA
- the tmk gene encoding dTMP kinase: MAGRFIVLEGADGVGKTTQAALLSSWLAAREIPHILTREPGGTPVGEAIREVVLGRDDLEMPAESELLLILAARAAFVRDVVRPALAKGQVVLADRFALSTLAYQGYGRGLDLDDVRDGLRIATGGLRPDLYIVLDLPAEAASERQRRDGMIPDRIEKEGYGFLQSVREGYLALAETEPGVQVLSARGAPEDVHATIRGLLETCFPETFR; encoded by the coding sequence ATGGCGGGGCGCTTCATCGTATTGGAGGGCGCCGACGGCGTGGGCAAGACCACGCAGGCCGCCCTCCTGTCGTCTTGGCTGGCTGCGCGCGAAATCCCGCACATCCTCACGCGGGAACCCGGGGGTACTCCGGTGGGTGAGGCGATCCGCGAGGTCGTGCTCGGTCGCGACGACCTGGAGATGCCTGCTGAGTCCGAGCTCTTGCTCATCCTCGCGGCGCGGGCGGCGTTCGTGCGCGACGTCGTTCGGCCCGCGCTCGCAAAGGGCCAGGTCGTATTGGCGGATCGCTTTGCGCTCTCCACGCTCGCGTACCAGGGCTACGGTCGGGGGCTGGATTTGGACGACGTGAGGGACGGCCTGCGGATCGCTACGGGTGGTCTGAGGCCGGACCTGTACATCGTGCTCGATCTGCCGGCCGAAGCCGCCAGCGAACGTCAGCGTCGAGATGGCATGATACCGGATCGCATCGAAAAGGAGGGATACGGCTTCCTCCAGTCCGTGCGTGAAGGGTATCTTGCGTTGGCGGAGACGGAGCCGGGAGTTCAAGTGTTGAGCGCCCGTGGGGCGCCCGAGGACGTGCACGCGACGATCCGTGGACTTCTCGAGACGTGTTTCCCTGAAACCTTCCGGTAG
- a CDS encoding inositol-3-phosphate synthase, with the protein MKQPTEIRPAEGKLGVLLPGFGAVATTFVAGVEAVRRGLAEPIGSLTQMNTIRLGKRTDGRAPLIQDFVPLAGLDDLVFCTWDPIPDDGYASAVNAGVLQKEKHLDPIRDFLSAIKPMSAAFDTDYVKKLDGPNKKSGTKMEQAEEIRADIRRFKEENGCDRLVMIWCASTEVFLRPSAVHETLGSFEQAMCDGDSGIAPSMLYAYAALMEGVPYANGAPNLSVDIPALEQLAADNSVPIGGKDFKTGQTLMKTILAPGFKTRMLGLSGWFSTNILGNRDGEVLDDPESFKTKEESKLGALEHILQPDVYPKLYGDMYHKVRINYYPPRGDNKEGWDSIDIFGWMGYAMQIKVDFLCRDSILAAPIVLDLAIFLDLASRAGLSGIQEWLSFYFKAPQTAPGLYPEHDLFIQHWKLKNTLRWMMREEMATHLGVEYYD; encoded by the coding sequence GTGAAGCAGCCTACTGAGATCCGTCCGGCCGAGGGCAAACTCGGCGTACTTCTGCCCGGCTTCGGGGCCGTCGCCACGACGTTCGTTGCCGGCGTGGAAGCCGTGCGCCGCGGACTCGCGGAGCCTATCGGCTCCTTGACCCAGATGAACACGATTCGGTTGGGCAAGCGTACCGATGGCCGCGCTCCGCTCATCCAGGATTTCGTGCCACTCGCCGGTCTCGACGACCTCGTTTTCTGCACCTGGGACCCGATTCCCGACGACGGCTACGCGAGCGCGGTGAACGCGGGGGTTCTCCAAAAAGAGAAGCACCTCGACCCGATCCGGGACTTTCTGTCTGCCATCAAGCCGATGTCGGCAGCCTTCGACACCGACTACGTGAAGAAGCTCGACGGCCCGAACAAGAAGTCGGGCACCAAAATGGAACAGGCCGAGGAGATCCGTGCCGACATCCGCCGCTTCAAGGAGGAGAACGGCTGCGACCGCCTCGTGATGATCTGGTGCGCCTCGACCGAGGTCTTCCTACGCCCGAGTGCAGTGCATGAGACCCTCGGGTCGTTCGAGCAGGCCATGTGCGACGGTGACTCGGGGATCGCGCCCAGTATGCTGTACGCGTATGCGGCGCTGATGGAGGGCGTACCGTACGCCAACGGCGCCCCGAACCTATCGGTGGACATTCCCGCGCTCGAGCAGCTCGCGGCCGACAACAGCGTGCCCATTGGTGGCAAAGACTTCAAGACGGGCCAGACCCTCATGAAGACGATCCTCGCCCCGGGCTTCAAGACGCGCATGCTCGGTTTGTCGGGGTGGTTCAGCACGAACATCCTCGGCAATCGCGATGGCGAGGTCCTCGACGACCCCGAATCGTTCAAGACGAAGGAGGAGTCGAAACTCGGCGCGCTCGAGCACATTCTGCAGCCGGACGTCTACCCGAAGCTGTACGGTGACATGTACCACAAAGTGCGGATCAACTACTACCCGCCGCGTGGCGACAACAAAGAAGGGTGGGACAGCATCGACATCTTCGGATGGATGGGGTACGCCATGCAGATCAAGGTCGATTTCCTCTGCCGCGACTCGATCCTCGCCGCGCCCATCGTGCTGGACCTGGCGATCTTCCTCGACCTCGCGTCGCGCGCGGGCCTGAGTGGGATCCAGGAGTGGCTGTCGTTCTACTTCAAGGCGCCGCAGACCGCGCCTGGCCTCTATCCGGAGCATGACCTCTTCATTCAGCATTGGAAGCTGAAAAACACGCTTCGCTGGATGATGCGCGAGGAAATGGCGACTCACCTGGGTGTGGAGTACTACGACTAG
- a CDS encoding YlbF family regulator has translation MMGIDEKARDLGNALARTDEYQALKRAMDAADEDRELVELRNRLEALEQRLEASMLAGQEPDEDAKKVYTEAAEELQIKAGFQRLISAQANFEKVMMKVNDTVARGIEEGARSRIIVP, from the coding sequence ATGATGGGCATCGATGAAAAGGCGCGCGACCTAGGGAATGCCCTGGCGCGGACCGACGAGTATCAGGCGCTCAAACGGGCGATGGATGCCGCGGATGAGGACCGGGAGTTGGTCGAGCTTCGGAATCGCCTCGAGGCGCTCGAGCAGCGCCTGGAGGCGTCGATGCTTGCCGGTCAGGAACCCGATGAGGACGCGAAGAAGGTTTACACGGAGGCTGCCGAGGAACTTCAGATCAAGGCGGGCTTCCAGCGCCTGATTTCGGCACAGGCCAACTTCGAGAAGGTCATGATGAAGGTGAACGACACCGTGGCAAGGGGCATCGAAGAGGGCGCCCGGAGCCGGATCATCGTTCCGTAG
- the prmC gene encoding peptide chain release factor N(5)-glutamine methyltransferase: MSEDLDRLPSSPLGAQGKDRWTVLRMIEWSGEYLEGKGIVRGRLDAEHLLADVLGLGRLELYLQFDRPLVAAELDQYRPLLKRRATREPLQYILGRAAFRELDLEVDGRVLIPRPETEILLDEVLEWAGAHAGAQARGLDVGTGSGAIALSLVLEGPFELVVATDSSEGALEVARCNAEAAGLGEKVEFRLGSYFEPVSEAEVFDLVVSNPPYVAEGEAPSLEPEVREWEPGDALFAGPDGLVALRAIIVGAGSRLRPGGLLALEVGVGQAGPVVAMLEDTGEYVDARVRRDLTGRERMVLTRRAMTN; this comes from the coding sequence ATGAGTGAGGACCTCGACCGACTACCTTCGTCGCCGCTGGGCGCGCAGGGCAAGGACCGCTGGACGGTACTCCGCATGATCGAGTGGAGCGGAGAGTACCTGGAGGGCAAAGGTATCGTGCGTGGTCGTCTCGACGCCGAGCATCTGCTCGCAGACGTATTGGGGCTCGGGCGCCTGGAGCTCTATCTGCAGTTCGACCGGCCCCTGGTCGCCGCGGAGCTGGACCAGTACCGGCCACTGCTCAAGCGGCGCGCAACAAGGGAGCCACTTCAGTACATTCTAGGGCGTGCGGCCTTCCGGGAGTTGGATCTCGAGGTCGATGGGCGGGTGCTGATCCCCCGTCCCGAGACCGAGATCCTTCTCGATGAGGTACTCGAGTGGGCCGGGGCTCACGCAGGTGCTCAGGCGCGCGGGCTCGATGTCGGTACCGGGTCGGGGGCGATCGCGCTGTCGCTCGTGCTGGAAGGGCCGTTCGAGTTGGTCGTGGCGACAGACAGCTCCGAGGGTGCGCTGGAGGTAGCCCGCTGCAATGCGGAGGCCGCTGGCTTGGGTGAGAAGGTGGAGTTCCGGCTGGGTTCGTACTTCGAGCCTGTCTCGGAGGCGGAGGTCTTCGACCTCGTGGTGTCCAATCCGCCGTACGTTGCGGAGGGGGAGGCTCCGTCGCTCGAGCCCGAAGTGCGCGAGTGGGAGCCCGGTGACGCGCTCTTCGCGGGGCCGGACGGGCTGGTGGCGCTAAGGGCCATCATCGTAGGCGCGGGTTCGCGCTTGCGGCCGGGCGGGCTGCTGGCGCTGGAAGTAGGCGTGGGCCAGGCAGGGCCGGTGGTGGCCATGCTGGAGGATACGGGCGAGTACGTCGACGCACGCGTGCGAAGGGACCTAACGGGACGTGAGCGGATGGTGCTCACGCGTCGGGCGATGACGAACTGA
- the prfA gene encoding peptide chain release factor 1, with translation MKSPNVDARLLQRLEEAELRLPELDSELASPEVLSSPERLKDLGRERARLDRIVTASREQRTAVEDQRSAAELLEETDDPEMKALAEEELSVLGKRIEQLALQVRELLIPPDPLADRAAVIEIRAGTGGDEAGLFASDLLRMYRRFAERNRWSVEVMSLSEGIPGSIKEVIFTVRGSGAYGRLRYESGVHRVQRVPATESQGRIHTSAATVAVLPEAEEVDLEIDPNDLRIDVFRSSGPGGQSVNTTDSAVRITHLPSKLVVTCQDEKSQHKNKAKAMKVLRSRLLDRMIAEREAERARERKTQVGTGDRSAKIRTYNFPQGRVTDHRIGLTLHRLNDVLDGTLDELIASLRLAEEQERLGADDE, from the coding sequence ATGAAGTCCCCGAACGTCGACGCCCGTCTGCTGCAGCGCCTCGAAGAGGCGGAACTGCGCCTTCCAGAGCTCGACTCGGAGCTCGCAAGCCCGGAAGTGCTCTCGAGCCCTGAGCGGCTGAAGGATCTCGGGCGGGAGAGAGCGCGTCTAGACCGGATCGTCACCGCCAGCCGTGAGCAGCGTACCGCGGTAGAAGATCAGCGCAGCGCGGCCGAGTTGCTGGAGGAGACCGACGATCCCGAAATGAAGGCGCTCGCCGAAGAGGAGCTCTCGGTACTCGGCAAGCGCATCGAGCAGCTCGCGCTTCAGGTGCGTGAGCTGCTCATTCCACCGGACCCACTAGCGGATCGCGCGGCGGTCATCGAGATCCGCGCCGGTACGGGCGGCGATGAAGCAGGCCTCTTCGCGTCGGATCTTCTGCGCATGTATCGCCGATTTGCGGAGCGCAACCGCTGGTCTGTCGAGGTAATGAGCCTCTCTGAGGGCATCCCAGGCTCGATCAAGGAAGTGATCTTCACAGTGCGTGGAAGTGGCGCGTATGGTCGACTGCGGTACGAGTCGGGTGTGCATCGCGTTCAGCGTGTCCCCGCGACCGAGAGCCAAGGGCGGATCCACACCTCGGCGGCCACCGTAGCGGTGTTGCCCGAGGCCGAGGAGGTCGATCTGGAGATCGATCCCAACGACCTGCGAATCGATGTCTTTCGGTCTTCGGGTCCCGGCGGCCAGTCGGTGAACACGACGGACTCCGCCGTACGCATTACGCACCTCCCGTCGAAGCTCGTCGTAACCTGCCAGGACGAAAAGTCGCAGCACAAGAACAAGGCGAAGGCGATGAAGGTGCTGCGCAGCCGCCTTCTCGATCGGATGATCGCTGAGCGGGAAGCCGAGCGCGCGAGGGAACGGAAGACCCAGGTGGGCACGGGGGACCGGTCGGCCAAGATCCGCACGTACAATTTCCCGCAGGGGCGGGTTACGGATCATCGGATCGGCCTAACGCTCCACCGGCTCAACGATGTGCTGGACGGGACACTCGACGAGCTGATCGCGTCGCTCCGGCTTGCGGAGGAGCAAGAGCGACTCGGGGCCGACGATGAGTGA
- the rpmE gene encoding 50S ribosomal protein L31: MKKGIHPEYMAATAVCACGNRFETMSTVDEIHVEICSVCHPFYTGKQRLVDTAGRVDRFKKMYGTVAAK; the protein is encoded by the coding sequence ATGAAGAAGGGCATCCATCCCGAATACATGGCGGCGACCGCCGTCTGTGCGTGCGGCAACCGCTTCGAGACGATGTCCACCGTGGACGAGATCCACGTGGAGATTTGCTCGGTGTGCCACCCTTTCTACACCGGCAAGCAGCGTCTAGTAGACACCGCGGGCCGCGTCGACCGCTTCAAGAAGATGTACGGGACGGTCGCCGCGAAGTGA
- a CDS encoding dCTP deaminase gives MPIKSDKWIRRMCEEHRMIEPFETGQVREGKISYGLSSYGYDIRVSTEFKVFTNVFNSIVDPKNFDDRSFVDIVGPECIIPPNSFALARTEEYFRIPRDVLVLCVGKSTYARCGLIVNVTPLEPTWEGYLTLEISNTTPLPAKVYGGEGIAQLLFFEGDEEPEVAYADRQGKYMKQVGVTLPKM, from the coding sequence ATGCCCATCAAGAGCGACAAGTGGATCCGCCGCATGTGCGAAGAGCACCGCATGATCGAGCCCTTCGAGACTGGTCAGGTCCGGGAGGGGAAGATCTCCTACGGCCTCTCCTCGTACGGCTACGACATCCGAGTGTCGACCGAGTTCAAGGTCTTCACGAACGTGTTCAACTCGATCGTGGACCCGAAGAACTTCGACGACCGCTCTTTCGTCGACATCGTCGGACCGGAGTGCATCATCCCGCCCAACTCGTTCGCGCTCGCTCGAACCGAGGAGTACTTCCGGATTCCACGGGATGTGCTCGTCTTGTGCGTGGGAAAATCGACCTACGCACGTTGTGGTTTGATCGTGAACGTTACTCCCCTCGAGCCGACGTGGGAGGGGTACCTGACGCTCGAGATCTCCAACACGACCCCCCTGCCCGCGAAAGTCTACGGCGGTGAGGGGATCGCGCAGCTCCTGTTCTTCGAGGGCGACGAGGAGCCCGAGGTGGCGTACGCGGACCGCCAGGGCAAGTACATGAAGCAGGTCGGGGTCACGCTCCCGAAAATGTAG
- a CDS encoding TonB-dependent receptor, with protein sequence MPPDSVLVLSEITVPIGRLRVGAFPAARAPFPVQTLQIEDGSAESLTRRLARLPGVSLSNQTGSPYQSDVRLRGFALSPIVGVPQGVSVFVDGVRVNEADASQVHLSLIPGGAVERVELLRGPVGAFGKNALAGALNFVTARGSDDARIELETEGGSYGSASGTVRAGGRWAAYDGFIAASYRRSDGWREHGHSEELSVFGKLGWSGERTDAWLSYTFESDSLEGTGPLPESWIQGGALPADIVAPPQDRRRLQYTGGTGDAFTARMHFLNGRLERVLSEEWSAQLISFARFVDFRQSNDNVTEPDALGITEIASVGTTAQLTYQPRDGLLLILGAEGVRNDVRIDIQAHPNRAFPSLAPHTTERLRTDEGNLASFAEAWWALSPSLALHGSLRFDFSSLPVTDLLDPADSGENTFSEWSGGLGLSGDIGSGVNAFAGYGRGFRSPVILEVSCADPEDPCQLPFELGPDPPLSPVTSDTWQAGLRLGGERLRGEAVGYWSEVKNDIFNVVDLETPTRGFFTNLERTRRLGLELSAEARPFRGEHELTITGSLGWTRATFESSAVLAAPFLDEDEQGAPPEVEPGDRFPMVPEFSVSAGVAYAFFRTSVALQALWVGEQFLIGDEGNEAPFKKLDRYSLVDLRVEHRIGQAMAYLELSNLLDQRYSPFGIISRNVRGAEEEVERIPHARSPTNAARGAEGP encoded by the coding sequence GTGCCGCCGGACTCCGTGCTCGTCCTGTCTGAGATCACGGTGCCGATTGGTCGGCTTCGTGTTGGGGCCTTCCCGGCTGCCCGGGCGCCCTTCCCCGTTCAGACCCTTCAGATCGAGGACGGTTCGGCCGAGAGCCTCACGCGTAGGCTAGCCCGTCTCCCAGGTGTCAGCCTCAGCAATCAAACCGGGAGCCCTTACCAATCCGATGTGAGACTTAGAGGCTTCGCACTGAGCCCAATCGTGGGGGTGCCCCAGGGCGTGAGCGTGTTCGTCGACGGCGTGCGCGTGAACGAGGCCGACGCTTCGCAGGTGCACCTGTCGCTCATCCCCGGCGGTGCCGTCGAACGTGTCGAGCTTCTTCGCGGACCTGTTGGAGCGTTCGGAAAAAACGCGCTCGCGGGTGCCCTCAACTTCGTTACCGCGCGGGGGAGCGACGACGCACGAATCGAACTCGAGACGGAGGGTGGATCGTACGGCTCGGCTTCCGGAACAGTGCGCGCCGGAGGGCGATGGGCCGCGTACGACGGTTTCATCGCAGCCTCATATCGGCGGTCAGACGGCTGGCGTGAGCACGGGCACTCGGAGGAATTGTCCGTTTTTGGCAAGCTCGGCTGGAGTGGAGAGCGCACCGACGCCTGGCTGTCCTATACGTTCGAGTCGGACTCGCTGGAGGGAACCGGACCTCTTCCAGAGTCGTGGATCCAGGGGGGAGCTTTGCCTGCCGACATCGTCGCTCCCCCCCAGGATCGGCGCCGACTCCAGTACACCGGTGGAACGGGGGACGCATTCACTGCGCGCATGCACTTCCTCAACGGAAGGCTCGAGCGTGTGCTTTCCGAGGAGTGGAGCGCACAGCTGATCTCCTTCGCCCGCTTTGTCGACTTTCGGCAGTCGAACGACAACGTCACGGAACCCGACGCGCTCGGGATCACCGAGATAGCCTCGGTGGGGACAACGGCCCAGTTGACCTACCAGCCGCGCGATGGACTCCTGCTCATTCTGGGCGCCGAAGGGGTACGCAACGACGTGCGCATCGACATCCAAGCGCACCCGAACCGCGCCTTCCCGAGTCTAGCGCCACACACGACAGAACGCCTCCGTACCGACGAGGGCAATTTGGCAAGCTTCGCCGAGGCTTGGTGGGCGCTTTCCCCGAGCCTTGCACTGCACGGCTCACTCCGGTTCGACTTCTCCTCGCTTCCGGTGACCGACCTTCTCGATCCAGCCGACAGCGGGGAGAACACGTTCAGCGAGTGGTCGGGAGGACTCGGTCTGAGTGGGGACATCGGGTCCGGGGTCAACGCCTTCGCCGGTTACGGGCGGGGCTTCCGCAGCCCGGTGATCTTGGAGGTGAGCTGCGCAGATCCCGAGGATCCGTGCCAGCTCCCCTTCGAACTAGGGCCTGACCCGCCCCTGAGTCCGGTGACGTCGGACACTTGGCAGGCCGGTCTTCGTCTCGGCGGGGAGCGGCTTCGGGGAGAAGCGGTTGGCTACTGGTCCGAGGTCAAGAACGACATCTTCAACGTGGTCGACCTCGAGACGCCGACCCGAGGCTTTTTCACCAACTTGGAGCGGACCCGCCGGCTCGGCCTCGAGCTGTCGGCAGAAGCGAGGCCATTTCGCGGTGAGCACGAGCTCACCATCACGGGCAGCCTTGGCTGGACGCGGGCCACATTCGAGTCCTCGGCGGTCCTCGCCGCGCCGTTCCTCGATGAGGATGAGCAAGGAGCGCCGCCCGAGGTCGAGCCCGGGGACCGCTTCCCGATGGTCCCGGAGTTCTCGGTCTCGGCTGGAGTCGCGTACGCGTTCTTTCGCACTTCGGTAGCCCTGCAAGCACTCTGGGTGGGTGAGCAATTCCTCATCGGCGACGAAGGCAACGAGGCACCCTTCAAGAAGCTCGACCGCTATTCCCTCGTCGACCTGAGAGTCGAACATCGGATCGGACAGGCGATGGCATACCTGGAGTTGTCCAATCTGTTGGATCAGAGATATTCGCCCTTCGGCATCATCTCGCGTAACGTCCGCGGCGCGGAAGAGGAGGTGGAGCGGATTCCTCACGCCCGGTCTCCCACGAACGCTGCGCGTGGGGCTGAGGGTCCGTAG
- a CDS encoding TfoX/Sxy family protein, translated as MAYDEGLAQRVREALPERPDLSERKMFGGLCFMLGGNTCAGIVGEELMLRVGPDSYEDALTRPHAREMDFTGRSLKGMVYMGVAGVADDADLASWLDVAVSFAGGLPPK; from the coding sequence GTGGCATACGACGAAGGACTAGCCCAGCGCGTTCGCGAAGCGCTTCCCGAGCGCCCTGACCTCTCCGAACGAAAGATGTTCGGAGGCCTCTGCTTCATGCTCGGCGGCAACACGTGCGCCGGTATCGTCGGGGAGGAGCTCATGCTGCGAGTCGGACCAGACTCCTACGAGGACGCGCTCACAAGACCGCACGCCCGAGAGATGGACTTCACGGGCCGGTCCCTCAAGGGGATGGTCTACATGGGAGTCGCTGGGGTCGCGGACGACGCCGACCTGGCGAGTTGGCTGGATGTCGCGGTGAGCTTCGCGGGCGGCCTACCGCCCAAGTAG
- a CDS encoding FKBP-type peptidyl-prolyl cis-trans isomerase: MTRTSSGLYIETISEGTGEPAVAGNDVTVLYVGFLSNGDVFDSSDQSGPFNFILGTGGAVDGFDEGVLGMKLGGIRLIIMPPSLGYGNSARGSIPAGSILIFRIELESIG; the protein is encoded by the coding sequence ATGACCAGGACGTCCTCCGGTCTGTACATCGAGACGATATCCGAAGGAACCGGCGAGCCGGCGGTGGCGGGGAACGATGTGACCGTGTTGTACGTCGGGTTTCTCTCAAACGGAGACGTGTTCGACTCTTCCGATCAGAGCGGGCCGTTCAACTTCATCCTGGGTACCGGGGGGGCAGTGGACGGCTTCGACGAAGGTGTGCTAGGCATGAAGCTGGGTGGCATCCGGCTCATTATCATGCCGCCGAGCCTCGGCTATGGAAACAGTGCGCGCGGTTCGATTCCGGCGGGTTCGATCCTGATTTTCCGGATCGAGCTCGAGTCGATCGGCTGA
- a CDS encoding FKBP-type peptidyl-prolyl cis-trans isomerase — MAACAGGAPAGPLPPSDPAQLHFASELGIDLADFQLTASGLYLQDMNEGTGTMARRTSHVWIYYVGWLPDGTVFDGQLQGDPFHFRLGGNEVIRGWNEGIQGMRIGGRRRLVVRPGLAYGSRGRGKVPPGATLVFEVQLIDAN, encoded by the coding sequence ATGGCGGCCTGTGCTGGTGGCGCGCCTGCTGGTCCGTTGCCTCCCTCGGATCCCGCACAGCTCCACTTCGCGTCGGAGCTCGGCATCGATCTGGCGGACTTCCAGCTCACGGCGTCGGGTCTTTACCTGCAGGACATGAATGAGGGGACGGGGACGATGGCGCGACGGACGAGCCATGTATGGATCTACTACGTCGGGTGGCTTCCCGATGGCACAGTCTTCGACGGCCAACTGCAGGGTGACCCTTTCCACTTCCGACTGGGTGGCAACGAGGTCATTCGGGGCTGGAACGAGGGCATCCAGGGCATGCGTATCGGCGGTCGGCGGCGGCTGGTGGTTCGACCGGGACTCGCCTACGGTTCGCGGGGACGCGGCAAGGTGCCTCCTGGGGCGACTCTGGTCTTCGAGGTTCAGCTCATCGACGCGAATTGA